A part of Aegilops tauschii subsp. strangulata cultivar AL8/78 chromosome 2, Aet v6.0, whole genome shotgun sequence genomic DNA contains:
- the LOC141041252 gene encoding uncharacterized protein — MPLVAEEVVRRTRSNVLEYLHIFGKTVDKSPLDRWRPPAESEYKINVDGSFVPGQHHAGWGFVVRSRDGHLLCARAGRSDNISDAFAAEAVAMSQAINTAAELGLVRVELETDSQLLVEALDLRKVDSSAYAAVIEDRKYQLKL, encoded by the coding sequence ATGCCCCTTGTGGCTGAAGAAGTGGTTAGACGGACCAGGAGCAATGTTCTTGAATATTTGCACATCTTTGGGAAAACAGTTGACAAATCACCCCTGGATAGATGGCGGCCCCCGGCGGAGTCTGAATACAAAATAAATGTGGACGGCTCATTTGTTCCTGGTCAGCACCACGCTGGTTGGGGCTTCGTAGTAAGATCAAGAGATGGCCACCTGCTATGTGCCCGGGCAGGGAGAAGCGACAACATAAGTGATGCTTTTGCTGCTGAAGCTGTAGCTATGTCCCAGGCGATCAATACTGCAGCTGAGCTAGGCCTGGTCCGGGTGGAGCTTGAAACGGACTCGCAACTTCTGGTTGAGGCATTGGACTTGCGCAAGGTGGATTCCTCGGCGTATGCAGCTGTGATTGAGGACAGGAAATACCAATTGAAGCTCTGA
- the LOC109753365 gene encoding ubiquinol oxidase 1b, mitochondrial-like — MSSSGSHFGSDLDVDEEPALRIALERSKAPARRRATAVLHLHCPRSAATPHANQESGAEKPESASTPEQSKRAVVSYWGIEPRKLVKDDGTEWPWFCFRPWDTYRPDTSIDVTKHHEPKALADKVAYFVVRSLRVPRDLFFQRRHASHALLLETVAAVPPMVGGVLLHLRSLRRFEHSGGWIRALMEEAENERMHLMTFMEVTQPLWYERALVIAVQGVFFNAYFFGYLISPKFAHRVVGYLEEEAVHSYTEFLKDLDDGKIDNVPASAIAIDYWRLPANATLKAVVTVVRADEAHHRDVNHFASDVYYQGMQLKATPAPIGYH; from the exons GCACCGGCGCGCCGCCGCGCGACGGCTGTGCTGCACCTGCACTGTCCAAGAAGCGCCGCCACCCCACATGCCAACCAAGAAAGTGGCGCTGAAAAGCCCGAGAGCGCCTCGACGCCGGAGCAGAGCAAGAGGGCCGTGGTGAGCTACTGGGGCATCGAACCGCGGAAGCTCGTCAAGGACGACGGCACGGAGTGGCCGTGGTTCTGCTTCAGGCCGTGGGACACGTACAGGCCGGACACGTCCATCGACGTCACCAAGCACCACGAGCCCAAGGCCCTGGCGGACAAGGTGGCCTACTTCGTGGTTCGGTCGCTGCGTGTGCCCAGGGACCTCTTCTTCCAGCGCCGGCACGCCAGCCACGCCCTGCTGCTGGAGACGGTCGCGGCGGTGCCGCCCATGGTGGGCGGCGTGCTGCTGCACCTGCGCTCGCTCCGCCGCTTCGAGCACAGCGGCGGCTGGATCCGCGCGCTCATGGAGGAGGCCGAGAACGAGCGCATGCACCTCATGACCTTCATGGAGGTGACCCAGCCCCTGTGGTACGAGCGCGCCCTCGTCATCGCCGTCCAGGGCGTCTTCTTCAACGCCTACTTCTTCGGCTACCTCATTTCCCCCAAGTTCGCGCACCGCGTCGTCGGCTACCTCGAGGAGGAGGCCGTCCACTCCTACACCGAGTTCCTCAAGGACCTCGACGACGGCAAGATCGACAACGTCCCCGCCTCGGCCATCGCCATCGACTACTGGCGCCTCCCTGCCAACGCCACCCTCAAGGCCGTGGTCACCGTGGTGCGCGCCGACGAGGCTCACCACCGCGACGTCAACCACTTCGCATCG GACGTGTACTACCAGGGTATGCAGCTGAAGGCCACCCCCGCGCCGATCGGATACCACTGA